A genomic window from Periweissella cryptocerci includes:
- a CDS encoding acylphosphatase — protein MTNKAYRIQVWGRVQGVGFRWSAIRVANSLKITGWVQNQPDGSVLLEATGPEAKLHDFVTIIKNSPSPAGHVDRFEIEEIAPEVYTDFKARY, from the coding sequence ATGACAAATAAAGCATATCGAATACAAGTATGGGGTAGAGTTCAAGGTGTTGGATTCCGCTGGAGTGCGATTCGCGTGGCAAACTCATTGAAAATTACTGGGTGGGTACAGAATCAACCGGATGGCTCGGTGTTGTTAGAAGCAACAGGACCAGAAGCTAAATTACATGATTTTGTGACGATTATCAAAAATTCACCTAGTCCAGCGGGACATGTTGATCGGTTTGAAATTGAAGAAATTGCTCCAGAAGTGTACACGGATTTTAAAGCCCGCTACTAA
- a CDS encoding metallophosphoesterase, which produces MIYVVSDLHFFHADLLTSQHFAPRPFGTVENMHKTIIENWNARVTPTDTVYHLGDIAMLNRKPSESNPMILEVLNQLNGHLVLIKGNHDSRSLFKYLATNNYALDDGKVKFSFEDVGTYFKLNHYQFYLTHYPMLFGVNQNLINLHGHIHNATVPIKENLNVGIDSPEKDYLQTPIPFGAPFSEAEIFEMIQGKRDDFAKRR; this is translated from the coding sequence ATGATTTATGTTGTGAGTGATTTACATTTTTTCCATGCTGACTTATTAACGTCGCAGCATTTTGCGCCAAGGCCATTTGGGACGGTTGAAAATATGCATAAAACCATAATTGAAAATTGGAATGCGCGCGTTACTCCAACGGATACCGTGTATCATCTTGGGGATATCGCGATGTTGAATCGTAAGCCAAGTGAAAGTAATCCAATGATTCTGGAAGTATTGAATCAATTAAATGGGCATTTAGTACTAATTAAAGGTAATCATGATAGTCGGTCGTTGTTTAAATATTTAGCAACGAACAACTACGCGTTAGATGATGGCAAAGTAAAGTTTAGTTTTGAAGATGTGGGGACATACTTTAAGCTGAACCACTATCAGTTCTATTTAACACATTACCCCATGTTATTTGGGGTTAACCAGAACTTGATTAATCTGCATGGGCACATTCATAACGCAACCGTACCCATCAAAGAAAATCTGAATGTGGGAATTGATAGTCCAGAAAAAGACTACTTACAGACGCCAATCCCATTTGGAGCGCCCTTTAGCGAGGCAGAAATCTTTGAAATGATTCAAGGCAAGCGTGACGATTTTGCTAAACGCCGTTAA
- a CDS encoding VTT domain-containing protein, with translation MGFLFDFILHIDDHIVNIVNTFGSWTYLILFAVIFIETGAVIMPFLPGDSLLFAAGAISANPQYGLDPFLFAFLFWVAALTGDSLNFYIGKHVGKAMMNHHFFGRFIKKESIEEAEHFFEKHGAVAIILARYMPIIRTFAPFVAGGSGLPYKRFIKYSVIGATTWTILATGAGYFFGNIPFVKEHFSAVIIGIVIVTAIPAVVSALKSQLRKKHTMPSELAKKEADTDTEI, from the coding sequence ATGGGTTTTCTATTTGATTTTATCTTACACATCGATGACCACATTGTGAACATCGTTAATACATTCGGTTCATGGACTTACTTGATTTTGTTTGCCGTGATTTTCATTGAAACTGGAGCGGTCATTATGCCATTCCTCCCAGGGGATTCACTACTGTTTGCCGCTGGAGCAATTAGCGCTAATCCACAATATGGTCTTGATCCATTCTTATTCGCTTTCCTATTCTGGGTTGCTGCGTTAACTGGTGACTCTTTGAACTTCTATATTGGTAAACACGTTGGTAAAGCGATGATGAATCACCACTTCTTCGGTCGCTTCATTAAGAAAGAATCAATTGAAGAAGCTGAACACTTCTTTGAAAAGCATGGTGCCGTAGCAATTATCTTGGCTCGTTATATGCCAATCATTCGGACTTTTGCACCATTCGTTGCAGGTGGTTCTGGCTTACCATATAAACGATTCATCAAGTACTCTGTCATTGGAGCCACAACTTGGACGATTTTGGCAACTGGTGCTGGTTACTTCTTTGGTAACATTCCATTTGTTAAAGAACACTTCTCAGCCGTAATTATTGGGATTGTTATCGTGACTGCTATTCCCGCAGTTGTTAGTGCACTTAAGAGCCAATTACGTAAGAAACATACTATGCCTAGTGAGCTTGCAAAAAAAGAAGCTGACACGGATACTGAAATTTAA
- a CDS encoding peptidylprolyl isomerase: MDYPQLDPANAAGPKATLHTNHGDIEVVLFPTQAPKAVENFIGHAKAGYFDGTIFHRIIKDFMIQGGDPEGTGFGGESIWGHAFEDEFSDDLFNLNGALSMANGGPFTNGSQFFIVQASQMPANFASQLKAANYPDEVVEAYGTKGGTPWLDHKHTVFGQVVTGMDKVNEIATVKTDYADKPVDDVVIESIDITE; encoded by the coding sequence ATGGACTATCCACAACTTGATCCAGCCAATGCAGCTGGTCCTAAAGCAACTTTGCACACTAACCACGGTGATATTGAAGTTGTCTTATTCCCAACGCAAGCACCTAAAGCCGTTGAAAACTTTATTGGTCACGCTAAAGCCGGTTACTTTGATGGTACGATTTTCCACCGAATTATTAAAGACTTCATGATCCAAGGTGGCGATCCTGAAGGAACTGGTTTTGGTGGCGAATCAATCTGGGGTCATGCATTTGAAGATGAATTCTCAGATGATTTGTTTAACTTGAACGGTGCCCTTTCAATGGCGAATGGTGGACCATTTACAAATGGATCACAATTCTTCATTGTGCAAGCATCACAAATGCCAGCAAACTTTGCGTCTCAATTAAAAGCCGCAAACTACCCAGACGAAGTTGTTGAAGCATATGGCACTAAGGGTGGTACTCCATGGCTTGACCACAAGCACACTGTGTTTGGTCAAGTAGTTACGGGGATGGATAAGGTCAACGAAATTGCAACTGTAAAGACTGACTATGCTGATAAGCCAGTAGACGATGTTGTAATCGAAAGCATCGATATTACTGAATAA
- a CDS encoding CvfD/Ygs/GSP13 family RNA-binding post-transcriptional regulator, with protein sequence MHVRGRVTGIQPYGAFVSLDEHHQGLIHISECKYGFVGSITDILHVGQVIDVVVLDIDEYTQKISLSLRCIETPHASTVKRVDVGYVRKHYWTKRSAEIGFKPIAQQLDGWKEEALENITK encoded by the coding sequence ATGCATGTCCGGGGACGTGTGACTGGAATTCAACCATATGGTGCGTTCGTTAGCTTAGATGAACATCACCAAGGATTAATTCATATTTCTGAGTGTAAATATGGTTTTGTTGGTAGTATCACTGACATTTTACATGTCGGCCAGGTAATTGATGTTGTTGTTTTGGATATTGATGAATATACGCAAAAGATTAGTTTGTCATTGCGCTGCATTGAAACGCCACATGCTTCGACAGTTAAAAGAGTTGACGTTGGATATGTTCGGAAGCACTACTGGACAAAACGTAGTGCTGAGATTGGTTTCAAACCAATTGCACAACAGTTGGATGGGTGGAAAGAAGAAGCACTCGAAAATATTACAAAGTAG